A DNA window from Rossellomorea marisflavi contains the following coding sequences:
- a CDS encoding aminopeptidase yields the protein MIQEFQQKLENYAELLIKVGLNLQKGQHLSIQAPLSTASFVKIVARKAYEAGAAIVLPEFYDEEFKKIRIEHSNEEFLEVYPEWKAKGMIEFAEQNGALLNLIAPNPSILKNSDPAKVAALNKAAAIATKDFSAYIGGGKINWLIAAHPSDEWAESVFPELDKEKALDELWKNIFYTTRADQDDTVGLWKDHIASLNTHADRLNSQDLRLLHYKGPGTDLTIELHPETQWLSAEFTSDTGTKFVPNLPTEEVFTIPVKDGVNGIVSSTKPLNYGGTIIKDFSLTFKDGKVVDFSAEEGYETLKNLLDLDEGARHLGEVALVPHDSPISNTNVVFNNTLFDENASCHLALGRALQVCVKDGNGRSQDELADIGFNQSGTHVDFMIGSGELSIEGTKADGTKVSIFEKGDWAE from the coding sequence GTGATTCAAGAATTTCAACAAAAGCTGGAAAACTATGCAGAGCTGCTCATCAAAGTGGGACTTAACCTGCAGAAAGGCCAACACCTGAGCATACAAGCACCGCTGTCCACCGCTTCTTTCGTGAAGATTGTCGCACGGAAAGCCTACGAAGCAGGAGCCGCCATCGTCCTTCCCGAGTTTTATGATGAAGAATTCAAAAAAATCCGTATTGAACATTCCAACGAGGAATTTCTTGAAGTATATCCAGAATGGAAAGCAAAAGGGATGATCGAGTTTGCTGAACAAAACGGGGCACTCCTCAACCTGATTGCACCGAACCCTTCGATCTTAAAAAACAGTGACCCGGCCAAGGTGGCAGCATTGAATAAAGCGGCGGCCATCGCCACAAAGGATTTCTCGGCTTACATAGGAGGAGGAAAAATCAACTGGCTCATCGCGGCCCATCCGTCCGATGAATGGGCAGAAAGTGTTTTCCCAGAGCTCGACAAAGAAAAGGCACTCGATGAATTGTGGAAGAATATCTTCTACACGACGCGGGCCGATCAGGATGACACCGTCGGCCTTTGGAAGGATCATATCGCCTCTCTGAATACACATGCCGACCGCTTGAACAGTCAAGACCTCAGACTCCTCCATTACAAGGGACCCGGAACGGATCTGACAATCGAACTCCATCCTGAAACCCAGTGGCTCAGCGCAGAGTTCACAAGCGACACAGGAACCAAGTTTGTGCCGAACCTTCCGACTGAAGAAGTCTTTACCATTCCAGTGAAGGACGGCGTCAATGGCATCGTCTCGAGTACAAAGCCCTTGAACTACGGTGGAACGATCATCAAAGACTTCTCCCTTACGTTCAAGGATGGAAAAGTGGTGGACTTCTCAGCTGAAGAAGGGTATGAGACGCTGAAGAACCTCCTTGACCTGGATGAAGGGGCCAGACACCTCGGAGAAGTCGCCTTGGTTCCGCATGACTCCCCGATTTCGAATACGAATGTGGTTTTCAATAATACTCTCTTTGATGAAAATGCTTCCTGTCATCTTGCACTCGGCAGGGCCCTTCAGGTATGCGTGAAAGACGGGAACGGCCGCTCGCAAGATGAGCTCGCGGACATCGGCTTCAATCAGAGCGGCACACACGTCGACTTTATGATCGGTTCAGGCGAACTGTCCATTGAAGGCACCAAGGCTGACGGCACCAAAGTCAGCATTTTCGAAAAAGGGGATTGGGCAGAATAA
- a CDS encoding sensor histidine kinase, giving the protein MKKRSWTLNKKVSMLLLLSLLFTILFSFLFMHFLYKDLYIGTMKESILYQGERTTAHYHYGEVSGDIKDKILWYNVISPYKVDVVDSLHELKENFPYKVDGEPLLSKEDTALLDKGQHVLKEGYVKEFDRNIVGAVFPLMNEERHMGYIYIYIPLAEMTEVFQKGIPILVLAGTMFYFLLFVIIQSTLGSLFKPVKEMKAFSNRVANGDFSKRLDVSRNDEMSELGRTFNHMVDSLENQEERKRQFLSNVAHELRTPLTYIGGYTAVLMDKVHTDPDDAEESLKLIQKESIRMQKLINELLELNKLEDSSSHLEFEPIVLSELLSDTLSLVQPHALEKDLVLEKSLDEETIINGDPDRIRQVVYNVLDNAIKYSKPQGKIILRSSRQGDEALISIRDHGIGIPSSSIPRIGERFYRSDLSRTRNSGGYGLGLSIAKEILHRHGGSMQIESEEGAGTTVTVKIPLLKL; this is encoded by the coding sequence TTGAAAAAGCGATCCTGGACACTGAATAAGAAGGTTTCCATGCTTCTTCTTCTTAGTCTTCTTTTCACCATTTTGTTTTCCTTCCTTTTCATGCATTTCCTTTATAAGGATCTGTATATCGGGACGATGAAGGAATCGATCCTCTATCAGGGAGAGCGGACGACGGCTCATTACCACTACGGTGAAGTAAGCGGGGATATCAAAGATAAGATCCTCTGGTACAACGTCATCTCCCCCTATAAGGTCGATGTGGTGGACAGCCTCCATGAATTGAAGGAGAACTTCCCATACAAGGTGGATGGTGAGCCGCTTCTATCCAAGGAAGATACCGCTCTTCTTGATAAAGGACAACATGTGTTGAAAGAAGGGTACGTAAAGGAATTTGACCGGAATATCGTCGGGGCCGTATTCCCCCTCATGAATGAAGAACGTCATATGGGCTATATCTACATCTATATCCCTTTGGCCGAGATGACTGAAGTGTTCCAAAAAGGGATCCCGATCCTTGTATTGGCAGGAACGATGTTCTATTTCCTCTTGTTCGTCATCATCCAGTCGACACTTGGGTCGCTCTTCAAACCAGTCAAAGAGATGAAGGCATTCTCGAACAGGGTAGCAAACGGGGATTTCTCCAAAAGGCTCGATGTGTCGAGGAATGATGAAATGAGCGAACTCGGGCGGACCTTCAATCACATGGTCGACTCCCTTGAAAATCAGGAAGAGCGGAAAAGACAGTTCTTATCAAATGTTGCCCACGAGCTACGGACCCCTCTCACCTATATCGGAGGGTACACGGCTGTTCTCATGGATAAAGTCCATACGGACCCGGACGATGCGGAGGAAAGCTTAAAACTGATCCAGAAAGAAAGCATCCGGATGCAGAAGCTGATCAATGAGCTTCTCGAACTCAATAAATTGGAGGATTCGTCCTCTCATTTGGAATTCGAACCGATTGTCCTCTCAGAGTTGCTATCCGATACACTTTCTCTCGTACAGCCCCATGCACTTGAGAAAGATCTTGTACTGGAGAAGTCCTTGGACGAAGAAACGATCATCAACGGAGATCCCGATCGGATCCGCCAGGTTGTCTATAATGTATTGGATAATGCCATCAAGTACTCAAAGCCTCAAGGGAAAATCATCCTGCGCTCGTCAAGGCAGGGAGATGAAGCCCTTATCTCCATACGGGATCACGGAATCGGCATCCCTTCTTCCTCGATTCCGAGGATCGGGGAGCGATTCTATCGTTCCGACCTGTCACGCACACGAAACTCCGGAGGCTATGGTCTCGGCCTCTCGATTGCCAAAGAGATCCTCCACCGTCACGGCGGCTCCATGCAAATAGAGAGTGAGGAAGGTGCGGGGACAACGGTGACGGTGAAGATTCCTTTATTGAAACTTTGA
- a CDS encoding DUF5694 domain-containing protein: MKKEIVLVGTFHFEQDTETIAHKETEINELVKHLARFKPTKIALEWEASKDQELNEQYSDRHGGYSPDEIQQIGFRLARHVGHDKVYAVNWGGGITEEDMLTLNTTIQRTYPDIVHNMQNIGEHSPEISPDIPLMTSYKDLNDPKIVKEIENMYLSFIVVSEGENQIGFDFLRKWVERELMIFKNVVDVCGDGDRLLLLVGGDQVWMRKSLFEGSGWKVINPFAGE; the protein is encoded by the coding sequence GTGAAAAAAGAAATCGTCCTTGTGGGGACATTCCATTTTGAACAAGATACGGAAACAATCGCTCATAAAGAAACGGAAATCAACGAACTGGTAAAACACTTGGCTCGTTTCAAACCGACAAAAATTGCGTTGGAATGGGAAGCCTCAAAGGACCAGGAACTGAATGAGCAATATTCAGATCGTCATGGGGGTTATTCCCCGGATGAAATTCAGCAGATCGGTTTCAGGCTGGCAAGGCATGTCGGACATGATAAAGTCTATGCGGTGAACTGGGGAGGCGGGATCACGGAAGAAGATATGCTGACACTCAACACGACCATTCAACGTACCTATCCGGATATTGTCCATAACATGCAGAATATAGGAGAACACTCCCCGGAAATCAGTCCGGATATTCCGTTGATGACATCCTACAAAGATCTGAATGATCCAAAGATCGTCAAGGAAATTGAGAACATGTACTTATCATTCATCGTGGTGTCTGAGGGTGAAAACCAGATCGGCTTTGATTTCTTACGAAAGTGGGTTGAAAGGGAACTGATGATCTTCAAGAATGTGGTCGATGTGTGCGGTGATGGGGACCGACTGCTGCTTCTGGTTGGAGGAGACCAGGTATGGATGCGGAAATCCTTATTCGAGGGGAGTGGGTGGAAGGTGATCAATCCATTTGCCGGTGAATGA
- a CDS encoding D-glycero-alpha-D-manno-heptose-1,7-bisphosphate 7-phosphatase: MKKAIFLDRDGVINEVKSKRVKFVNRRDQFFFLPRVKEAIKLLSNGGYELFIVTNQGGVGLGFLDPGQLEDIHAFMLEELSSFGGIIKEVAACVHAPHAACTCRKPEAGMLLDLAERHGIDLTSSYMVGDREPDILAGQNAGCKTILISDAPLPGVEADFVFPDLWEASLFLVDDASSTLIQT; encoded by the coding sequence TTGAAAAAAGCGATATTTCTGGACCGGGATGGGGTCATCAATGAAGTGAAATCGAAGCGAGTGAAATTTGTGAATCGCCGTGATCAATTTTTCTTCTTACCGAGGGTCAAAGAAGCCATAAAGCTCTTGAGTAATGGAGGATATGAGCTGTTTATCGTGACGAATCAGGGAGGCGTCGGCCTAGGGTTTCTAGACCCTGGACAATTAGAGGACATTCATGCATTTATGCTGGAAGAACTCTCTTCCTTCGGTGGGATCATCAAAGAAGTGGCAGCCTGTGTACATGCGCCCCATGCAGCATGTACATGCCGCAAACCTGAAGCGGGCATGCTCCTGGATTTGGCCGAGCGTCACGGAATCGATCTGACTTCATCCTATATGGTCGGTGACCGGGAGCCGGATATCCTGGCAGGACAAAACGCCGGCTGTAAAACCATCTTGATCTCCGATGCACCGCTTCCGGGGGTGGAGGCAGATTTCGTATTCCCTGACCTGTGGGAAGCTTCCCTTTTTCTGGTCGATGATGCATCCAGCACCCTTATTCAAACGTGA
- a CDS encoding M24 family metallopeptidase, which yields MNRWLFHRLNTLLPMLMKKHGVGMWVTIGREYHEDPSLATLYPSAVDSSRRLTILVFTMEGGILKRSVIHTNPDFEPFYERVWNPATEDQWECLVRMIKEKDPKTIALNTSNVFAACDGLTHSIYSKLTELVPRYTDRFISAEPLLVEWFSLRTRKELTAYPFIAEAAREIAATALSRNVIHPGITTTDDVVEWIRQKVLDLGLKTSFYPTVDLQRKGAAMDRIEGEIIRPGDIVHLDFGIEYLGIATDTQQLAYVLSPGEEKPPQGLITAFKKALRMEDIIMDELKPGVSGNDVFLRSTARMAEEELKGMIYTHPVGVHCHEVGALIGLYDLQGPVPIKGELPVTDQTLYALEFNCRDYIPEWGQEVPIYLEEPVAVIGGKAEYMAKRQSGFYLI from the coding sequence ATGAATAGATGGCTTTTCCACCGTTTGAATACGTTGCTTCCCATGTTGATGAAAAAACATGGTGTCGGGATGTGGGTCACAATTGGGAGGGAGTACCATGAAGATCCGTCCCTTGCTACGCTATATCCCTCTGCCGTCGATAGCTCCCGGAGGTTGACGATCCTGGTCTTCACCATGGAGGGCGGAATTCTGAAACGTTCAGTCATTCATACCAATCCTGATTTTGAGCCTTTTTATGAGCGGGTGTGGAATCCTGCAACCGAAGATCAGTGGGAGTGCCTGGTCAGGATGATCAAGGAGAAGGACCCGAAAACCATTGCGCTTAATACTTCCAATGTATTTGCAGCATGTGATGGCCTTACTCATTCCATCTACTCCAAATTGACAGAGCTGGTCCCTCGTTACACCGATCGATTCATCTCTGCTGAGCCTCTGTTGGTCGAATGGTTTTCATTGCGGACCCGGAAGGAACTGACTGCGTATCCTTTCATAGCGGAAGCTGCGAGGGAAATCGCCGCAACCGCCCTTTCGAGGAATGTCATCCATCCTGGCATCACAACGACTGATGATGTAGTGGAATGGATCCGTCAGAAGGTGCTGGATCTCGGATTGAAGACATCCTTTTACCCAACGGTGGATCTACAGCGGAAGGGAGCTGCCATGGACCGGATCGAAGGTGAAATCATCAGGCCTGGGGATATCGTCCACCTCGACTTCGGGATCGAGTATCTCGGTATTGCCACCGATACGCAGCAGCTGGCGTATGTTTTATCGCCAGGGGAAGAAAAGCCGCCGCAGGGACTGATCACTGCATTCAAAAAGGCCCTGAGAATGGAAGACATCATCATGGATGAATTAAAACCCGGGGTATCAGGTAATGACGTCTTCCTCAGATCCACAGCAAGGATGGCTGAAGAGGAACTGAAGGGGATGATCTACACCCACCCAGTCGGGGTCCACTGCCACGAAGTCGGTGCATTGATTGGATTGTACGATCTCCAAGGACCTGTTCCAATCAAAGGAGAGCTCCCTGTCACCGACCAGACGCTGTATGCACTGGAATTCAACTGCAGGGACTATATCCCAGAGTGGGGGCAGGAGGTGCCGATCTACCTAGAGGAACCCGTTGCCGTCATCGGAGGGAAGGCAGAATATATGGCGAAGCGTCAAAGCGGGTTTTATTTAATCTGA
- a CDS encoding alpha/beta hydrolase — MSFKSKRVYIWSIALCFVFLIAYILFESQDVESSEQPLTAEQQYPTVFVHGYKGTYNSFKTMLERFQDDHGWGQKVLEIYVRQDGSVEHDGDIPSDPSSTPFVQVIFEDNRASLEKQAIWLENAMKFLHHEYGVENINIVSHSMGGLASTVYLEQTSENPFVPKTERFITIATPFQGVTKSSYDQINTGAAVIDLKPESGALQKMYQDAHQLPEGLKMLSIGGSGDGVVNTQSATFSKEIFANQDVQTTIVYDNRITHSGMHETLKVDKLVGEFLWDQ, encoded by the coding sequence ATGTCTTTTAAATCCAAGCGGGTCTACATATGGAGTATTGCCCTCTGTTTTGTTTTCCTTATCGCATATATCCTTTTTGAATCACAGGACGTTGAGTCCAGCGAGCAGCCTCTCACGGCCGAGCAACAATATCCCACAGTGTTTGTCCATGGATATAAAGGCACATATAATTCGTTTAAAACCATGCTTGAACGCTTCCAGGACGATCATGGATGGGGACAGAAAGTGCTTGAGATCTATGTGAGGCAGGACGGCAGCGTTGAACACGACGGAGATATCCCCAGTGACCCAAGTTCCACACCATTCGTTCAGGTCATCTTCGAAGATAACCGTGCCTCTTTGGAAAAGCAGGCCATTTGGCTTGAGAATGCCATGAAGTTCCTGCATCACGAATACGGTGTGGAGAACATCAACATCGTGAGTCATTCAATGGGGGGACTCGCTTCCACCGTATATCTTGAACAGACGAGCGAAAACCCCTTTGTTCCTAAGACAGAAAGGTTCATTACGATTGCCACTCCATTTCAGGGGGTTACAAAATCTTCTTATGACCAAATCAACACCGGTGCGGCTGTGATCGATCTTAAACCGGAATCAGGTGCCCTGCAAAAAATGTACCAGGATGCGCACCAGCTTCCTGAGGGGCTAAAGATGCTGTCCATCGGGGGAAGTGGGGACGGAGTCGTCAACACCCAAAGTGCCACGTTCAGTAAAGAAATCTTTGCAAATCAAGATGTTCAAACGACCATCGTGTACGATAACCGCATCACCCACAGCGGCATGCATGAAACGTTGAAAGTCGATAAACTCGTCGGGGAATTCCTTTGGGATCAGTGA
- a CDS encoding DUF1002 domain-containing protein, translating to MKKRFIMFVTAALMMTTVQTSAFASDNSKDKDSINEKFGVPIVVYGETLTADQKKEVQRELGIDADTDVEEFVANGDDLVKYIEGENRNARMFSSAKITRVEKGEGLNVEIVTPSNITEVTDTMYANALLTAGVENAVVEVASPVKVSGHSALVGIYKAYDESGEELDTVRMEVANEELNVATEIAKDSGVDKEEISQLLTEIKKEIAEQNPATKEEVEQIVEEKLKTLKIELSPEDRQLLIDLFEKMRSLDIDFDNVQQQLEDLTKDIQSKIKDIVQDEGLGQKISDFFTGLIEAIGNFFKSIKGWFS from the coding sequence ATGAAAAAGAGATTCATAATGTTTGTAACAGCTGCCCTGATGATGACAACGGTTCAGACGAGTGCATTTGCTTCCGATAATTCCAAAGACAAAGATAGTATAAACGAGAAATTCGGTGTGCCGATCGTTGTGTACGGGGAAACACTGACAGCCGATCAGAAGAAAGAGGTTCAGCGCGAATTGGGAATCGATGCTGACACAGATGTGGAAGAGTTCGTCGCCAATGGAGACGATCTTGTCAAGTACATCGAAGGGGAGAACCGCAATGCCCGTATGTTTTCTTCTGCAAAGATCACCCGAGTTGAAAAAGGTGAAGGCCTGAATGTGGAAATTGTAACCCCATCCAACATCACCGAGGTGACGGATACGATGTATGCCAATGCCCTGTTAACCGCCGGGGTAGAGAATGCTGTCGTGGAAGTCGCATCTCCAGTGAAAGTAAGTGGTCATTCTGCCCTGGTAGGTATTTATAAGGCCTACGATGAGAGCGGGGAAGAGCTCGACACCGTCCGTATGGAAGTAGCCAACGAAGAACTGAATGTCGCAACTGAAATCGCAAAGGATTCTGGTGTGGATAAAGAAGAAATCAGCCAGCTCCTGACCGAAATCAAAAAAGAAATCGCGGAACAGAACCCTGCGACAAAAGAAGAAGTGGAGCAGATTGTCGAGGAAAAGCTGAAAACATTGAAAATCGAGTTATCACCTGAGGATCGCCAGCTTCTCATTGATCTGTTTGAAAAGATGCGTTCCCTTGATATCGATTTTGATAATGTGCAGCAGCAGCTTGAGGATCTGACAAAGGACATCCAGTCCAAGATCAAGGATATTGTGCAGGATGAAGGACTCGGGCAGAAGATATCCGACTTCTTCACCGGACTGATTGAAGCCATCGGGAACTTCTTCAAGTCCATTAAAGGGTGGTTCAGCTGA
- a CDS encoding helix-turn-helix transcriptional regulator: MTIGSKIRFHRQKRQLTQEELSKGILSVSYLSKIENNSISPSQEIIELLCERLGISNLMDDHRSVLKKLEKWNRLLLWNSLEEADEMETSIKLRLDKVDELTPHLYYQILCFRSELIHLDLKAARVRLNEIHKSYPDMTDLLKFYFHKYRGNYYYLMNEYTKAENELKEAETFYVTGNVVNEEERADLYYLSSLVKTRLNHFRLALYYGEKALNIFQSVYFQKRCAEVHLLLGICYRRIGSLDEANKHYEWAGYISETIHYTLLRSKVEQNLGYMKSLSGESHEAIRHFLRSIDLKVADTEGQLYSILSLVKEYHKLNHRREMTEWLDRGLTLCSPENHPAKYYELCYYRYASEEFKDGFEPFMKDQALPFFYRHDMKILYATYSTLLGQYYQGMRKYKNAAFYFKEANDIYEQMVSF; this comes from the coding sequence ATGACCATCGGTTCTAAAATCCGCTTTCACCGACAGAAGCGTCAACTGACCCAAGAGGAACTATCTAAGGGGATTTTATCCGTTTCCTATCTTTCGAAAATCGAGAACAACTCCATTTCCCCTTCACAGGAAATCATCGAACTCCTTTGTGAACGACTGGGGATTTCCAATCTGATGGATGACCATCGCAGCGTCCTGAAAAAACTGGAGAAATGGAATCGCCTGCTCTTATGGAATTCATTGGAGGAAGCAGACGAAATGGAGACGTCCATCAAATTACGTTTGGATAAGGTAGACGAACTCACACCCCATCTCTACTATCAGATCCTTTGTTTCCGATCCGAGCTGATTCATCTCGACCTTAAAGCAGCGCGTGTCCGATTGAATGAAATTCATAAAAGCTATCCGGACATGACGGATCTATTGAAATTCTACTTCCATAAGTATCGGGGAAACTACTATTATCTAATGAATGAATACACTAAGGCGGAGAATGAGCTGAAAGAAGCCGAGACCTTTTATGTGACGGGAAACGTCGTGAACGAAGAAGAACGGGCAGATTTATATTACCTGTCAAGCCTTGTCAAGACCCGTTTGAATCATTTTCGGCTCGCACTATATTATGGAGAAAAAGCGTTGAACATCTTTCAAAGCGTCTACTTCCAGAAACGATGTGCAGAGGTCCATCTGCTTCTCGGCATCTGCTACAGAAGGATCGGATCTTTGGATGAAGCCAATAAACATTATGAATGGGCGGGGTATATTTCTGAAACCATCCACTATACCCTGCTCCGCTCGAAGGTGGAACAAAATCTTGGCTATATGAAGTCCCTATCCGGTGAAAGCCATGAGGCCATCCGTCACTTTTTGAGGAGCATCGACCTGAAAGTAGCGGATACGGAAGGTCAGCTTTATTCCATCCTCTCCCTTGTTAAGGAATATCATAAATTGAATCATCGTCGGGAGATGACCGAATGGCTGGATCGTGGTCTGACCCTCTGCAGCCCGGAAAATCACCCTGCGAAATACTACGAGCTATGCTATTACCGGTATGCGTCGGAAGAGTTCAAGGACGGGTTCGAACCATTTATGAAGGACCAAGCCCTCCCATTTTTCTATCGTCACGATATGAAGATCTTATATGCGACGTATTCTACACTCCTTGGCCAATATTACCAAGGGATGAGAAAATACAAAAATGCCGCCTTTTATTTCAAAGAAGCCAATGACATCTATGAACAGATGGTATCTTTTTAG
- a CDS encoding class I SAM-dependent rRNA methyltransferase, with protein sequence MTNEITIQANPKHVKSFKKGFPLLQKEHLNTRMSDIEEGTIIKLTDHAHSFIARGYYGKQNKGLGWLLSWKETEAINEDFIKRKIELAVNQRLHFYFNEDTTAFRVFNGEGDGFGGFTIDHFNGYYLIQWYSLGAYSFREEVYRAVKDIKGWKGTYEKKRFAHDGQYVEDDDFVEGDKATFPLLVKENGIQFAVYLNDGAMVGVFLDQREVRKRIMDAYSEGKTVLNTFSYTGAFSVAASLGGASVTTSVDLANRSLSKTIEQFSINGIDYESQNIIVEDVFNFFKYAVKKERSYDLVILDPPSFARSKKHTFSAQKDYPSLLKDAISITSDGGVIVASTNCSTFDMKRFHEFIDRAFREMGEKYTILEQYSLPEDFKTMSQYKQGDYLKVAFIKKGK encoded by the coding sequence ATGACGAACGAGATTACGATCCAGGCAAATCCCAAACATGTAAAATCATTCAAGAAGGGGTTCCCTCTTCTCCAAAAAGAACATCTCAATACCCGAATGAGTGATATAGAGGAAGGAACCATCATCAAATTGACGGACCATGCACATTCCTTCATAGCCCGAGGGTATTACGGGAAACAAAATAAAGGGCTGGGCTGGCTTTTGAGCTGGAAGGAAACCGAAGCGATCAATGAGGACTTCATCAAGAGGAAAATTGAGCTGGCAGTCAATCAGCGCCTTCACTTTTACTTTAACGAGGACACCACCGCGTTCCGTGTTTTCAATGGGGAAGGCGACGGCTTTGGAGGATTCACCATCGATCATTTCAACGGATATTACTTGATTCAATGGTACTCCCTGGGAGCTTATTCATTCCGTGAAGAAGTCTACCGTGCCGTGAAAGACATCAAGGGATGGAAAGGGACTTACGAGAAGAAACGCTTTGCCCATGATGGGCAATACGTGGAGGATGATGACTTTGTAGAAGGCGACAAAGCGACGTTTCCGCTGCTTGTCAAAGAAAATGGCATCCAGTTCGCCGTTTATTTGAACGATGGGGCCATGGTAGGTGTCTTCCTTGATCAGCGGGAAGTCAGAAAGCGGATCATGGATGCTTATTCCGAAGGAAAAACCGTGCTGAATACGTTCTCTTACACTGGGGCCTTCTCTGTTGCAGCTTCTCTTGGAGGCGCTTCGGTCACCACGAGTGTCGACCTTGCCAACCGCAGCTTGAGTAAAACGATTGAGCAATTCAGCATCAACGGGATCGATTACGAAAGCCAGAACATCATCGTGGAAGATGTGTTCAACTTCTTTAAGTATGCAGTAAAGAAAGAACGGTCCTATGACCTGGTGATTCTTGATCCACCAAGCTTTGCACGCTCGAAAAAGCACACATTCAGTGCACAAAAAGACTACCCCTCCCTTTTGAAGGATGCCATTTCAATCACATCTGATGGGGGCGTCATAGTGGCTTCGACCAATTGCAGTACATTCGATATGAAGAGATTCCACGAGTTCATTGATCGTGCATTCAGGGAAATGGGCGAAAAGTACACCATACTTGAGCAGTACTCCCTACCTGAAGACTTCAAAACAATGAGTCAGTACAAGCAGGGTGATTATCTGAAAGTGGCATTCATCAAAAAAGGGAAATGA
- the proB gene encoding glutamate 5-kinase, which translates to MSINKKRVVIKIGSSSLTSLHGEMSRKKLERLVDEVVRLKDDGHEVVLVSSGAVAAGYRKLGCLTRPSSLPEKQAAASIGQGLLIEAYSDLFISHGYVASQILITRSDFSHENRYDNVRNTINVLLERGIIPIVNENDTVTVDRLKFGDNDTLSAKVAALSGADQLIILSDIDGLYDSDPRKNPDATLLDSVTEITDDIEEMAGEPGSSVGTGGMRSKIDAFKITMASGIPAFLGKSGVNNIIYDAVQHTAKGTYFEADDNSINLNSKKQWIAFNSGPEGEITIDAAAKDRLIGKQGSLTIEDVYTVKGHFRKGAVVRILDQRNEQVALGVVNYRSGKLKDPIDIDENEIVVETDALVCHIEVPLPIGV; encoded by the coding sequence ATGTCCATTAATAAGAAACGAGTCGTCATCAAAATCGGAAGCAGTTCCCTCACAAGCCTTCACGGTGAAATGAGCAGAAAGAAACTGGAGCGTCTTGTCGATGAGGTTGTCAGGTTAAAAGACGACGGCCATGAGGTCGTCCTTGTATCCTCGGGAGCGGTGGCAGCTGGCTACCGTAAACTGGGATGCCTGACGCGTCCAAGTTCACTTCCTGAAAAACAGGCGGCGGCATCCATCGGTCAGGGCCTGTTGATCGAAGCCTATTCTGATCTGTTCATTTCCCATGGTTATGTGGCATCACAGATCTTGATCACACGCAGTGATTTTTCACATGAGAACCGGTATGACAATGTCCGCAATACGATCAATGTCCTACTGGAAAGGGGCATCATCCCGATCGTGAATGAAAATGATACGGTCACTGTCGACAGGCTCAAATTTGGGGATAATGACACCCTTTCTGCTAAAGTGGCGGCCCTATCGGGTGCCGATCAGCTTATCATCCTATCGGACATCGATGGGCTTTATGATTCGGATCCACGCAAAAATCCGGATGCCACCCTGTTGGATTCTGTAACGGAAATCACGGATGACATTGAAGAAATGGCAGGAGAACCGGGTAGTTCCGTCGGTACTGGGGGAATGCGTTCGAAAATCGATGCCTTCAAGATTACGATGGCTTCAGGGATACCGGCATTCCTAGGAAAGTCCGGTGTCAATAACATCATCTATGATGCCGTCCAACATACGGCAAAAGGAACCTATTTCGAAGCCGATGACAACTCGATCAACTTGAATTCCAAGAAACAATGGATTGCATTCAACTCCGGACCAGAGGGAGAAATCACCATCGACGCAGCAGCAAAAGATAGACTGATTGGAAAACAAGGCAGTCTGACCATCGAAGACGTATACACGGTGAAGGGCCACTTCAGGAAAGGGGCCGTCGTGAGGATCCTGGATCAGCGTAATGAACAGGTTGCCCTTGGTGTTGTCAATTATCGTTCAGGTAAACTTAAAGATCCGATCGACATTGACGAGAATGAAATCGTTGTAGAAACCGATGCACTGGTTTGTCATATCGAAGTACCGCTTCCGATTGGAGTATGA